A single genomic interval of Bacteroidales bacterium harbors:
- a CDS encoding NAD-dependent succinate-semialdehyde dehydrogenase, with the protein MSYKSINPATGKLLNSYSIISDDELQEKIICANDVFKYWRKTELDYRKMLLLKVADLLESEKEIHAGNMTAEMGKPINQSIAEVEKSALVCRYYAENAKKFLEPERKKSSAKESYIKYEPIGVIYAVMPWNFPYWQVFRFIAPNFILGNTGLLKHASNVPACALAIEKLFIDAGAKKGIFQNLFINYHQSEEVVKNQYVRGVTLTGSNYAGSKVAELAGKYIKKSVLELGGSDPFLIFEDADIEEAVKYGIISRFLNAGQSCIAAKRFIVHNKIYDKFINIFKRETEKLKTGDPMNSDNYIGPMAKESFVIELEEQVNKSVEMGAKIITGGKRKKSGTCYYLPTIIDNIPENAPLANEEIFGPVAPVFEFNDYSEAVKIANNTPFGLGATVWTKDIDKAKKIADEIVTGTVAINGMVKSEPGLPFGGVKDSGYGRELSEYGLKEFANIKTINIF; encoded by the coding sequence ATGAGTTATAAATCAATCAATCCTGCAACTGGTAAATTATTAAATTCATATTCAATAATTAGTGATGATGAATTACAAGAAAAAATTATCTGTGCAAATGATGTTTTTAAATACTGGCGAAAAACAGAACTTGATTATCGTAAAATGTTATTGCTAAAAGTTGCCGATTTGCTTGAGTCTGAAAAGGAAATACATGCCGGAAACATGACTGCCGAAATGGGAAAACCAATCAATCAGTCGATTGCTGAGGTAGAAAAATCCGCATTAGTTTGCAGATATTATGCTGAAAATGCAAAAAAGTTCCTTGAACCTGAAAGAAAAAAATCATCAGCAAAAGAAAGTTATATAAAATACGAACCAATTGGAGTTATATATGCAGTTATGCCATGGAATTTTCCTTATTGGCAGGTTTTCCGTTTTATTGCTCCAAATTTTATTCTTGGTAATACAGGATTATTAAAACATGCTTCGAATGTTCCCGCTTGTGCACTTGCAATAGAAAAATTATTTATTGATGCAGGAGCTAAAAAAGGAATATTTCAAAATCTTTTTATTAACTATCATCAATCAGAGGAAGTTGTTAAAAATCAGTATGTTCGTGGTGTAACATTAACAGGAAGTAATTACGCGGGTTCAAAAGTCGCAGAATTAGCCGGTAAATATATTAAAAAAAGTGTCCTCGAACTTGGTGGAAGCGATCCTTTCCTGATTTTTGAAGATGCTGATATTGAAGAAGCTGTTAAATATGGAATTATTTCGAGGTTTTTAAATGCAGGTCAAAGTTGTATTGCAGCAAAAAGATTTATTGTTCACAATAAAATTTATGATAAATTCATCAATATTTTTAAAAGAGAAACTGAAAAACTGAAAACGGGCGATCCGATGAATTCTGACAATTATATTGGACCTATGGCAAAAGAAAGTTTTGTTATTGAATTGGAAGAACAAGTTAATAAAAGTGTTGAAATGGGTGCAAAAATTATTACGGGAGGTAAAAGAAAAAAATCAGGTACTTGTTATTACTTACCAACAATAATTGATAATATTCCTGAAAATGCACCTTTAGCTAACGAGGAAATATTTGGTCCGGTTGCACCTGTATTTGAATTTAATGATTATTCTGAAGCTGTAAAAATTGCAAACAACACTCCTTTTGGGTTAGGAGCAACTGTCTGGACAAAAGATATTGATAAGGCTAAAAAAATTGCAGATGAAATAGTAACAGGTACAGTAGCAATTAACGGAATGGTTAAATCAGAACCGGGATTACCGTTTGGAGGCGTTAAAGACA